The Coffea arabica cultivar ET-39 chromosome 8e, Coffea Arabica ET-39 HiFi, whole genome shotgun sequence genome window below encodes:
- the LOC140012812 gene encoding uncharacterized protein, translated as MKIVQGSEKDQYSKLGVYMHEILRSNPGSTVIMKTVDGFKDSKTGKGRFERLYICFAGVKHGFLTGCRQFIGVDGTFLKGSVGGVLLAAVGVDANNGIFSIAYAAAEGESKDSWCWFFKLLKEDLKIEKDYEWTIMSDKQKGLIEACDMIFPNAAHRFCVKHLHNNFSSVGFKGEGLRRALWTVAKATTPAQFISRMEAMTEIDIEAAKWFDDKPPSQWSRAYFSTHPKCAMLFNNICECFNSKILDAREKPIIEMFEAIRLYMMQRMQKNRDLAKEK; from the coding sequence atgaaaatcGTTCAGGGCAGTGAAAAAGACCAGTACAGCAAATTAGGAGTTTATATGCATGAAATTCTAAGATCCAACCCTGGTAGCACTGTTATAATGAAAACTGTTGATGGTTTTAAAGATTCAAAAACAGGGAAAGGCAGATTTGAGAGGCTGTACATCTGTTTTGCTGGAGTGAAGCATGGTTTCCTAACTGGATGTAGGCAGTTTATTGGAGTAGATGGTACTTTTTTGAAAGGATCAGTAGGAGGAGTTTTGCTAGCAGCTGTTGGAGTTGATGCCAATAATGGCATTTTTTCAATAGCATATGCTGCAGCAGAGGGTGAAAGTAAGGACTCATGGTGCTGGTTCTTCAAACTATTGAAAGAAGATTTGAAGATTGAAAAGGATTATGAGTGGACAATAATGAGTGACAAACAAAAAGGTCTAATTGAAGCATGTGATATGATTTTCCCAAATGCAGCCCACAGATTTTGTGTGAAACACTTGCACAATAACTTTTCATCTGTTGGGTTCAAAGGAGAAGGTTTGAGGAGAGCGTTATGGACTGTTGCCAAAGCAACAACACCAGCCCAATTCATTAGCAGAATGGAAGCAATGACTGAAATTGATATAGAGGCAGCCAAGTGGTTTGATGACAAACCACCAAGTCAATGGAGCAGAGCTTATTTTAGCACTCATCCTAAATGTGCTATGTTATTCAATAACATTTGTGAGTGCTTCAACAGCAAAATTCTTGATGCTAGGGAGAAGCCAATAATTGAGATGTTTGAAGCAATACGATTGTACATGATGCAGAGAATGCAAAAAAATAGGGATCTGGCCAAAGAGAAGTGA